One part of the Pseudemcibacter aquimaris genome encodes these proteins:
- a CDS encoding serine hydrolase domain-containing protein, protein MINRIFVFIFCFISFASAQTPIERADRLFTDMAALPSVPGINVAVADENGLLWAKGFGYADIEHRVPMTPATKMRIGSVAKVITTAAMMKMVERGELSLDADIRVYVPEWPEKHPMITLRQLANHTSGIRHYEGNEFLSNVQYDNSLSALEIFSDSDLKFPPGRSYSYTTYGWTLVSAAMEAVSRKSFKDIIRDEVIIPLGLNDTTFDDANIMIENRQSAYDFLDGELKNSPEVNVSYKYAGGGFLATPADVVTFTMAHVNSGFLTQETLDQMFQRSNISPHGIGWVVGFQRYINNFSGNPATRDEMMRIMSEHPSAVMHSGGSTGALTMMILCLDHKHSVALTKNVGNGPDANHFELALRTLDIFHNDDE, encoded by the coding sequence ATGATTAATAGAATTTTTGTCTTCATTTTTTGCTTTATATCGTTTGCAAGTGCGCAAACACCAATTGAGCGCGCAGACAGATTATTTACCGACATGGCTGCACTTCCTTCCGTTCCTGGCATTAATGTTGCTGTTGCTGATGAAAACGGACTTTTATGGGCCAAGGGATTTGGATATGCCGATATCGAACACCGTGTGCCCATGACACCCGCTACAAAAATGCGGATCGGCAGCGTGGCAAAGGTAATAACCACAGCCGCAATGATGAAAATGGTTGAACGCGGTGAATTAAGCCTTGATGCCGATATTCGTGTTTATGTACCGGAATGGCCGGAAAAACATCCGATGATAACCTTAAGACAGCTTGCCAATCACACATCCGGCATACGCCATTACGAAGGCAATGAATTCTTATCCAATGTACAATATGATAATTCCTTAAGCGCCCTTGAAATATTCAGTGATAGCGACCTTAAATTTCCCCCAGGTCGCAGTTACAGCTATACCACATACGGATGGACCCTTGTTTCCGCGGCGATGGAAGCAGTCAGCCGCAAATCTTTTAAGGATATCATTCGCGACGAAGTTATCATTCCATTGGGGCTTAATGACACCACATTTGATGATGCCAATATCATGATTGAAAACCGCCAAAGTGCCTATGATTTTCTGGATGGAGAACTTAAAAACTCGCCCGAGGTAAATGTAAGTTACAAATATGCTGGTGGTGGCTTCCTCGCGACACCCGCGGATGTTGTCACATTTACCATGGCCCATGTGAATTCGGGTTTTCTGACACAAGAAACACTTGATCAGATGTTTCAAAGATCAAATATATCCCCCCATGGTATTGGCTGGGTCGTTGGCTTTCAGCGTTATATTAATAATTTTAGCGGCAATCCGGCAACGCGTGATGAAATGATGCGGATTATGTCAGAACACCCAAGCGCCGTCATGCATTCCGGCGGCAGCACCGGAGCCCTGACAATGATGATTTTATGCCTTGATCATAAGCATTCTGTGGCCCTTACCAAAAACGTCGGTAATGGACCGGATGCCAACCATTTTGAATTGGCGTTAAGGACGCTCGATATTTTTCATAATGATGATGAATAA
- a CDS encoding S9 family peptidase, with protein MKKLVFLLFILPTVSFAEQKPFDYMDVFELEWATDPQIRGDNVIYVRNFMDIMKDRRRSNIWQIDSDGNNHRPMTTGLNNMRSPRLSPDGSLLAYLSNESGKTQIMMRFMDSGETFELAQLQNGASNISWSPDGSYIAFTAFAPKEPETYAPLPSAPKGAEWAKKPVVYDKTLFTRNGSGYGSLGNDHIFVVPALGGTARQITSGEFNHSSSLSWAKDGSKIYFSANRHDDHIDEPQNSEIYSVDVNSGEIVALTDRFGADRSPAVSPDGEMIAYLGFDDVRSEYHNSHLYVMNIDGSNKRMITDGMDINVESIKWTSRNNEIYIAYSEQSLGKVAKLSFNGRISDVTDKVGGTSVGRPYGGGDFDVDERGNVAFTIGSVHDQSNIAVAGEGQITDLNADLLPHRKLASVEEINYKSSHDNIDIQGWLMKPADFDASKKYPLILEIHGGPISHYGPYFAAEMQLMASAGYMVLYVNQRGSTSYGEDFANLLHHNYPNYDYDDVMSGVDHVIGMGNVDEDRLYIAGGSNGGILSSWAIGKTDRFKAAAVIKPLTNWVTGVLNSALARFSFRYEFADALWDNPEEYWKRSPLSLVGNVTTPTMLMTGEEDVTTPIGESEQYYQALKMKGVETILVRIPGAGHGIANRPSQLITKTQHTIKWFDDHK; from the coding sequence ATGAAAAAGCTTGTTTTTTTATTATTCATTTTGCCAACTGTTTCTTTTGCGGAACAAAAGCCGTTTGATTACATGGATGTATTTGAACTTGAATGGGCAACCGACCCCCAAATTCGCGGTGATAATGTGATTTATGTCCGAAATTTTATGGATATTATGAAGGACCGCCGCAGAAGCAATATCTGGCAAATCGACAGTGATGGCAATAATCATCGTCCCATGACAACGGGATTAAATAATATGCGCAGCCCGCGTTTGTCACCGGATGGGTCATTGCTCGCGTATCTTTCTAATGAAAGTGGCAAGACGCAGATTATGATGCGCTTTATGGATAGTGGTGAAACATTTGAACTGGCGCAACTTCAAAATGGCGCCAGCAATATAAGCTGGTCGCCAGATGGTAGTTATATTGCCTTCACTGCATTTGCGCCAAAAGAACCGGAAACATATGCACCGCTTCCAAGCGCACCAAAGGGGGCGGAATGGGCGAAAAAGCCCGTTGTTTATGATAAAACCTTATTCACACGAAATGGCAGTGGTTATGGCAGTCTCGGTAATGATCATATTTTTGTTGTACCTGCGCTTGGTGGTACGGCACGCCAGATAACAAGCGGGGAATTTAATCATAGTTCATCATTAAGCTGGGCCAAGGATGGCTCAAAAATATATTTTTCAGCAAACCGTCATGACGACCATATTGACGAACCACAAAATAGTGAAATTTATAGTGTTGATGTGAATAGTGGGGAAATCGTCGCATTAACGGATAGGTTTGGCGCAGATAGAAGCCCAGCGGTATCGCCAGATGGTGAAATGATCGCATACCTTGGATTTGATGATGTGCGTAGTGAATATCATAATAGCCATCTTTACGTCATGAATATTGACGGCAGTAATAAACGCATGATCACGGATGGCATGGATATCAATGTTGAAAGCATAAAATGGACATCCAGAAATAATGAAATCTATATTGCTTATTCGGAACAGTCACTTGGGAAGGTCGCCAAATTATCATTTAACGGTAGAATTTCCGATGTAACTGATAAAGTTGGCGGTACGTCAGTAGGTCGCCCATATGGCGGCGGTGATTTTGATGTGGATGAACGTGGCAATGTAGCCTTTACAATCGGTTCCGTTCACGATCAATCTAATATTGCTGTTGCTGGCGAGGGGCAAATCACAGATTTAAACGCAGATTTGTTGCCGCACCGCAAATTGGCATCAGTAGAAGAAATTAATTATAAATCCAGTCATGATAATATCGATATCCAAGGCTGGCTTATGAAACCAGCAGATTTTGATGCGAGTAAAAAATATCCTTTAATCCTTGAAATTCACGGTGGCCCCATAAGCCATTATGGCCCGTATTTCGCCGCAGAAATGCAATTAATGGCAAGTGCAGGTTATATGGTGCTTTATGTCAATCAACGCGGCAGTACCAGTTATGGTGAGGACTTCGCAAACCTTCTGCATCATAATTATCCAAACTATGATTATGATGATGTGATGAGCGGTGTTGACCACGTAATTGGCATGGGCAATGTTGATGAAGACCGCCTTTATATCGCAGGTGGTAGTAACGGTGGTATTCTATCGTCATGGGCCATCGGTAAAACAGACAGGTTTAAGGCAGCAGCCGTAATCAAGCCGCTTACCAATTGGGTGACGGGGGTGTTAAACTCTGCACTTGCCAGATTTAGTTTCAGATATGAATTTGCCGATGCGCTTTGGGATAATCCGGAAGAATATTGGAAACGTTCACCATTATCGCTTGTTGGTAATGTAACAACGCCAACAATGCTAATGACCGGTGAAGAAGACGTCACGACACCAATTGGGGAAAGTGAACAATATTATCAAGCCCTAAAAATGAAAGGCGTAGAAACCATATTAGTCAGAATTCCCGGGGCTGGACACGGTATTGCCAATCGTCCAAGTCAGCTGATTACCAAAACACAGCATACGATTAAATGGTTTGATGACCACAAATAA
- a CDS encoding metallophosphoesterase: protein MKLKPLIFVLVYLTSTVPLLANDKFTIAVIPDTQNMVNFRKTPDFDFPVDTKSMFLEHMQYIADNAVSNGGDIVFATSVGDVWQHVHNGIDLAHLRRGLKRLSPTLARNPIEDKGILQYELPLAREGYDILAKSGLPFSVAPGNHDYDYQWRDSRYPRQRDRYDELRDERGAIVRFDPEILGIIHIGGFDNFESVFSPESHYFNDKDWYLGSIRQGANSAQKFKAGEFEFLHIALEMQAGPEVIKWAQKMINENQGLPTIISTHEYLTASGERAIRSVVDFPLVDPTDHIYPEELWDDFIATNDQIIMVLSGHNRGQSYRVDKNDYGNEVHQMLSDYQDRGQSAVKNDGDLPEMISDGWLRLLEFDTSENDVKVHVRTYSTYFKKYSTEIDEYASWYKKYEQPDMTDEEFNKADEFIITLKSFKSRFKK from the coding sequence ATGAAATTGAAACCATTAATATTTGTATTAGTATATTTAACATCTACAGTTCCTCTACTCGCGAATGATAAATTCACAATTGCTGTAATTCCCGATACGCAAAATATGGTCAATTTTAGAAAAACACCTGATTTTGATTTTCCGGTTGATACCAAGTCCATGTTCCTTGAACACATGCAATATATCGCTGATAACGCAGTAAGTAATGGTGGTGATATTGTATTTGCCACTTCAGTCGGTGATGTCTGGCAACATGTACATAATGGTATTGACCTCGCACATTTGAGACGTGGTTTAAAACGGTTAAGCCCAACTCTTGCAAGAAACCCTATAGAAGATAAGGGTATTTTACAATATGAACTGCCCCTCGCCCGTGAAGGATATGATATTCTTGCAAAAAGCGGCCTTCCATTTTCCGTTGCACCCGGCAATCACGATTATGATTATCAATGGCGCGATAGCAGATACCCGCGCCAACGGGACAGATATGACGAATTAAGGGACGAGCGCGGTGCAATCGTCAGATTTGACCCGGAAATACTTGGTATTATCCATATTGGTGGTTTTGATAATTTCGAAAGTGTTTTTAGCCCCGAAAGCCATTATTTTAATGATAAAGACTGGTATCTTGGCAGTATCAGGCAAGGCGCTAATAGCGCACAGAAATTTAAGGCGGGCGAATTTGAATTCCTGCATATTGCACTAGAAATGCAGGCAGGCCCCGAAGTAATTAAGTGGGCGCAGAAAATGATTAATGAAAATCAGGGGCTACCCACTATCATATCTACCCACGAATATTTAACCGCAAGCGGTGAACGCGCCATTCGCAGTGTTGTTGATTTCCCATTGGTTGATCCGACGGATCATATTTATCCAGAAGAATTGTGGGATGATTTCATTGCAACAAATGATCAGATCATCATGGTATTATCTGGCCATAATCGTGGTCAATCATACCGCGTCGATAAAAATGATTACGGAAATGAAGTCCATCAAATGCTTTCCGATTATCAGGACCGTGGACAATCTGCGGTTAAAAATGACGGCGACCTTCCGGAAATGATTAGTGACGGTTGGTTAAGGCTTTTAGAATTTGATACGAGCGAAAACGACGTTAAGGTTCACGTACGTACCTATTCCACATATTTCAAGAAATACTCTACCGAAATTGACGAATACGCCAGTTGGTACAAAAAATATGAACAGCCCGACATGACTGATGAAGAATTCAATAAGGCTGATGAATTCATCATCACCCTAAAATCATTCAAATCACGGTTTAAAAAATAA
- a CDS encoding ATP-binding protein has protein sequence MQSRNAVFQELVALKSELESEILSNTHLINGLAAVVKSNPDIDQETYSFYGSELIKLEPSIKNLALAQDYIVRQTYPLAGNENVIGVDYREMPTQKIEAERVQELQEIVISGPHNLVQGWKGVLGRVPIFDKDNNFWGFITAVIKLDELLEEVGLREYTSRINMAIETSSGTSGGTEVFYGDASLFSGDSVIVDVNLSNGLWRIAAQPNGGWPRFAPNRALVMISAILAAITTMVLGVLIFKYFKYTEETTKRLTTAYHQAEYSSRAKNTFLASVSHELRTPLNNIVGFTDVMQQGVHGDLNNNKYKEYVSHIGNSGRHLTAIIDNILDLARIEAGEYTLKMEQVGILKELKEVIDKASPRVEKKSICINQKVPEREIYILADQGRFRQILTTILVNAIKETPTGSEVSIDVINGGKNAYISIKDHGPGLDEQEISKILRPFGTPSNPDEEGDSSGLGLSVSVEFAKLMNGSIEIESEKGQGTKMTFKIPLA, from the coding sequence ATGCAATCTAGAAACGCTGTGTTTCAGGAATTGGTTGCTTTAAAAAGCGAACTTGAATCAGAAATTCTATCTAATACGCATTTGATTAACGGCCTTGCGGCTGTGGTTAAATCAAACCCGGATATTGACCAAGAAACATATAGCTTTTATGGCAGTGAACTTATTAAGCTGGAGCCAAGCATCAAAAACCTTGCTCTGGCGCAGGATTACATCGTGCGTCAAACATACCCGTTAGCGGGCAATGAAAATGTCATCGGTGTAGATTACCGTGAAATGCCAACCCAGAAAATCGAGGCAGAACGCGTTCAAGAATTACAGGAAATTGTCATTTCCGGGCCACATAATTTGGTGCAGGGCTGGAAAGGTGTACTTGGCCGCGTGCCTATTTTTGATAAGGATAATAACTTCTGGGGTTTTATCACAGCAGTAATCAAGTTAGATGAATTATTAGAAGAAGTAGGGCTTAGGGAATACACAAGCCGCATCAATATGGCCATTGAAACAAGTTCAGGTACCAGTGGCGGCACAGAAGTTTTTTATGGTGATGCGTCACTATTTTCCGGTGACAGTGTCATTGTTGATGTTAATCTTTCAAATGGTTTATGGCGCATTGCCGCACAGCCCAATGGTGGATGGCCGAGGTTTGCGCCGAACCGCGCCCTTGTTATGATTAGTGCGATACTTGCAGCGATTACGACTATGGTTCTGGGGGTATTGATATTTAAATATTTCAAATATACCGAGGAAACAACAAAACGTTTAACCACCGCATATCATCAAGCGGAATATTCAAGCCGTGCTAAAAATACGTTCCTCGCCAGCGTCAGCCATGAACTTAGAACGCCACTTAATAATATCGTTGGTTTTACGGATGTTATGCAGCAAGGGGTTCATGGGGATTTAAATAACAATAAATATAAAGAATATGTCAGCCATATCGGCAATAGCGGCAGGCATTTAACAGCCATCATTGATAATATTCTTGATCTGGCAAGGATAGAGGCCGGTGAATATACCCTTAAAATGGAACAGGTTGGTATTCTCAAGGAATTAAAAGAGGTTATTGACAAGGCAAGCCCTCGCGTTGAAAAGAAATCCATTTGCATTAATCAAAAAGTACCAGAGAGGGAAATATATATTCTGGCTGATCAGGGGCGCTTCAGGCAAATTTTAACCACCATTTTAGTCAATGCCATAAAAGAAACACCCACAGGTAGTGAGGTATCCATTGATGTTATTAATGGCGGCAAAAACGCTTACATCAGTATTAAGGATCATGGTCCCGGTTTAGATGAGCAGGAAATAAGCAAAATCTTAAGACCATTTGGAACACCATCCAACCCGGATGAAGAAGGGGACAGTAGTGGCCTTGGACTTTCGGTATCGGTTGAATTTGCAAAATTAATGAATGGAAGCATTGAAATCGAAAGCGAAAAGGGTCAGGGGACTAAAATGACCTTCAAAATTCCATTGGCTTAA
- a CDS encoding GNAT family N-acetyltransferase has product MSLRITQSNSNDTSPETIRSLVNLINEVYASVEGDMWKPDNSGRTYDAEVEKFVKNGEIFIARIDDEIVGSVRIEHIDDQTLAFGMLVADPDRRSEGIGRELVATCENHARENGYTNMQLELLTPRHWENPSKEFLKEWYGRIGYIPTKSRPFEEISPHRMDEFATECDFTVWIKEL; this is encoded by the coding sequence ATGTCATTGAGAATAACACAATCCAATTCAAATGATACAAGTCCAGAGACGATCCGTTCACTGGTAAATTTAATAAATGAAGTATATGCATCGGTTGAAGGTGATATGTGGAAACCTGATAATTCTGGCCGCACATATGATGCAGAGGTTGAAAAGTTTGTTAAGAACGGTGAAATATTCATTGCCCGCATTGACGATGAAATCGTTGGATCCGTCAGAATTGAACATATTGATGACCAGACGCTAGCCTTTGGCATGCTAGTGGCGGACCCGGATAGGCGCAGCGAAGGAATTGGTCGCGAGCTTGTTGCTACATGTGAAAATCATGCCCGTGAAAATGGTTATACCAATATGCAACTTGAATTATTAACGCCACGACACTGGGAAAACCCATCCAAAGAATTTTTAAAAGAATGGTATGGCCGCATTGGTTATATCCCAACAAAGTCCAGACCATTTGAAGAAATTTCGCCACACCGCATGGATGAATTTGCAACCGAATGTGATTTTACTGTTTGGATAAAAGAACTATAG
- a CDS encoding SDR family NAD(P)-dependent oxidoreductase, producing MTKTVLITGGNRGLGLETVKAMAKDGYKVLLGCRDLETGKEIASQQQGDIFAVKIDLSDSGELRKQAQDILTVHGGIDVLINNGAILTNGTISTASPEDFYQSMQVNLLAPFDLIQVILPHMIKRGYGRIVNVTSDWGSFADGLDGPLSYSVSKAALNALTLNMSSDLPNNVKVNSVNPGWLRTDMGGPSAPLAVEEGVETIKWLATLPDDGPNGGFFNQLKPIAW from the coding sequence ATGACCAAAACAGTATTGATAACAGGCGGCAATCGTGGGCTTGGGCTTGAAACCGTTAAAGCAATGGCAAAAGACGGGTATAAAGTTCTTTTGGGCTGTCGCGACCTTGAAACAGGAAAAGAAATCGCGAGCCAGCAGCAAGGTGATATATTTGCGGTCAAGATTGATTTATCTGATAGTGGGGAATTAAGAAAACAGGCCCAAGATATATTAACCGTTCATGGCGGTATCGATGTGCTGATCAATAATGGTGCAATTTTAACGAACGGAACCATTTCAACGGCATCACCAGAAGATTTCTATCAATCAATGCAGGTTAACTTGCTCGCCCCGTTTGATTTAATTCAGGTTATTCTTCCCCATATGATTAAAAGAGGATACGGCCGCATCGTCAATGTTACATCGGATTGGGGATCATTTGCCGATGGTTTGGATGGCCCCCTATCCTATAGCGTCAGCAAAGCAGCGCTGAATGCCTTAACACTGAATATGTCATCTGACCTTCCAAATAATGTAAAGGTGAACTCGGTGAACCCAGGATGGCTTAGAACAGATATGGGTGGCCCTTCCGCACCACTTGCCGTAGAAGAAGGCGTAGAAACCATTAAATGGTTGGCGACACTACCGGATGATGGCCCCAATGGTGGTTTCTTTAATCAATTAAAACCTATTGCGTGGTAA
- a CDS encoding winged helix-turn-helix transcriptional regulator has product MVDKNKQTWAGCPIRFAMKNFGDKWSFLIVRDLMFKNKKYYQDFLDAGEGISTNILASRLVELENNGVIRKVTDPEKKSRYIYSLTQKGKDLLPVMFAMINWAEIYDPVTEVPKDFIEKLRNDPEVLSNEIMENL; this is encoded by the coding sequence ATGGTAGATAAAAATAAACAAACATGGGCAGGATGCCCTATTCGCTTCGCCATGAAAAATTTTGGCGATAAATGGAGCTTTCTGATTGTTCGTGATTTAATGTTCAAGAACAAAAAATATTATCAGGATTTTCTTGATGCTGGCGAAGGTATATCGACGAATATCCTTGCAAGCCGATTAGTTGAACTGGAAAATAATGGCGTCATCAGAAAAGTCACCGACCCAGAAAAGAAATCGAGGTATATATATTCTTTAACCCAAAAAGGAAAAGATCTCTTACCTGTAATGTTTGCGATGATAAACTGGGCAGAGATATATGATCCTGTGACAGAAGTCCCCAAGGATTTTATTGAAAAATTACGAAATGACCCTGAAGTTTTAAGTAATGAAATAATGGAAAACTTATGA
- a CDS encoding glutathione S-transferase family protein, which translates to MKLYAVVGSPNARKTMAVINHLDDLDIEIEYLDFFAGDTQKPEFKNINPNAMVPTLVDGDFTLWESNAINQYLADKSENDELYPYDLTVRADINRWLFWEVSHFNNALGNISFESIAKKKFMGLDSNEAVISWAQDKLNRFAAILNDHMNGREYIVGHNVTLADYAMIHVEFFKDMIPFDWDPYPHVNQYFDRMRQNVHWHKTAPNSPEEIGRIPS; encoded by the coding sequence ATGAAATTATACGCTGTCGTAGGATCCCCAAATGCGCGGAAAACAATGGCCGTCATTAACCACTTAGATGATTTGGATATTGAAATAGAATATTTGGATTTTTTTGCTGGCGATACGCAAAAACCAGAATTTAAGAATATAAACCCAAATGCAATGGTGCCAACATTGGTAGATGGTGATTTTACGTTATGGGAATCAAATGCAATAAATCAATATCTGGCTGATAAATCTGAAAATGATGAATTATATCCATATGATTTAACGGTAAGGGCAGATATAAATCGTTGGTTATTCTGGGAAGTGAGCCATTTTAACAATGCCCTTGGAAATATTTCTTTTGAGAGTATCGCAAAAAAGAAATTTATGGGGCTAGATAGTAATGAAGCCGTCATAAGCTGGGCTCAAGATAAATTAAATAGATTTGCAGCGATTTTAAATGACCATATGAATGGCCGTGAATATATCGTAGGGCACAATGTCACGCTCGCCGATTATGCCATGATCCATGTTGAATTTTTCAAAGACATGATACCGTTTGATTGGGATCCATACCCACATGTAAATCAATATTTTGATAGAATGAGACAGAATGTACATTGGCATAAAACGGCGCCAAATAGTCCAGAAGAGATTGGTAGAATTCCAAGTTAA
- a CDS encoding S9 family peptidase, with the protein MKRLFILISMIMMMPFAANAQKKNFDWMDVFEIEYANDPQFTADGESIIYVRTFMDVMKDRKRSNLWIVDTDGDNHRPLTMGLNNNSNPRISPDGTMLAYTSNESGKSQIMVRFMDTGKTHQVAQLQNGASRLSWSPDSSMIAFSAHVDGKPKSYASLPKAPKGAEWAKPAIYIDELQFRRDGSGYVKPGNSHIFVVPALGGTPHQVTSGEFNHSSDIAWAQDGETLYFSANRHDNHKSETRDSEIYSVNIASGEIAQMTGRFGPDSNPKISPDGRRIAYVGYDDNRMGYHNSHVYVMDVDGTNIRDLTPEFDRSVGTFHWVNNAIYFQYTDKGINKISRVNMSGDIYDVTEGVSGTSFGRPYAGGTFNVSKNGEIAMTYATALDQANIGHVDRRGGDVTQITDINADLLNHRKLGRVEEVWYKSSHDGLDIQGWLVYPTDFDASKKYPLILEIHGGPFAAYGPHFAAELQLMANKGYMVLYTNPRGSTSYGYDFANEIHHNYPSNDYDDLISGVDHVISMGNVDPDKLYVTGGSGGGVLSSWIIGKTDRFKAAVVAKPVINWTSFTLYSDMSLSSAKYWFGAMPWDDQEQYWRRSPLSLVGNVSTPTMLLTGEADLRTPMPESEQYYQALKMREVEASLVRIPGAFHGITARPSNLITKIQHVVKWFDEHP; encoded by the coding sequence ATGAAACGGTTATTTATTCTTATCTCTATGATCATGATGATGCCTTTTGCGGCAAATGCGCAAAAGAAAAATTTTGACTGGATGGATGTGTTTGAAATTGAGTATGCAAATGATCCACAGTTCACCGCTGACGGTGAAAGCATCATATATGTACGCACATTTATGGATGTGATGAAAGATCGCAAGCGCAGCAATCTGTGGATCGTTGATACGGATGGGGATAATCACCGTCCGCTTACCATGGGATTAAATAACAATTCAAACCCGCGTATTTCACCGGATGGTACCATGCTTGCCTATACATCCAATGAAAGCGGTAAGTCACAAATTATGGTTCGTTTCATGGATACGGGGAAAACTCATCAGGTGGCGCAGCTTCAAAACGGTGCATCACGACTAAGTTGGTCACCAGACAGCAGCATGATCGCCTTTAGCGCCCATGTGGATGGTAAACCGAAATCATATGCATCATTGCCCAAGGCGCCAAAGGGCGCAGAATGGGCGAAACCAGCAATTTATATTGATGAATTACAATTCCGCCGTGATGGCAGCGGATATGTAAAACCGGGCAACAGCCATATTTTCGTTGTTCCGGCACTTGGTGGTACTCCGCATCAGGTAACAAGCGGTGAATTTAATCATTCATCTGATATTGCCTGGGCGCAGGACGGTGAAACACTTTATTTTTCAGCAAACCGTCACGATAATCATAAATCAGAAACGCGGGATAGTGAAATTTATTCCGTGAATATCGCAAGCGGTGAAATCGCACAAATGACCGGACGATTTGGCCCAGATTCAAATCCGAAAATTTCACCGGATGGCAGACGTATTGCATATGTTGGCTATGATGATAACCGTATGGGGTATCATAATTCGCATGTTTATGTGATGGATGTTGATGGCACAAATATTCGTGACCTGACGCCGGAATTTGATCGTAGTGTTGGTACGTTCCATTGGGTGAATAATGCTATTTATTTCCAGTATACCGATAAAGGGATCAATAAAATCAGTCGTGTGAATATGTCCGGTGATATTTATGATGTTACAGAAGGCGTAAGCGGTACATCATTTGGTCGTCCTTATGCAGGCGGCACATTTAATGTCAGTAAAAACGGTGAAATCGCCATGACATATGCGACCGCACTGGATCAGGCCAATATTGGGCATGTTGATCGTCGTGGTGGGGATGTTACCCAAATAACCGATATTAATGCTGATCTGTTAAATCATCGTAAATTAGGGCGCGTTGAAGAAGTTTGGTATAAATCAAGCCATGATGGCCTTGATATTCAAGGATGGCTTGTATACCCAACCGATTTTGACGCGAGCAAGAAATATCCATTGATCCTTGAAATTCATGGTGGCCCTTTTGCGGCTTATGGCCCACATTTTGCGGCGGAATTACAGTTAATGGCCAATAAGGGCTACATGGTTCTTTACACAAACCCCCGTGGATCAACCAGTTATGGATATGATTTTGCCAATGAAATTCACCATAACTATCCAAGTAATGATTATGACGATCTGATCAGTGGTGTTGATCATGTTATATCAATGGGTAATGTTGATCCTGACAAATTATATGTCACCGGCGGCTCCGGCGGTGGTGTGCTTAGTTCATGGATCATTGGTAAAACCGACCGCTTTAAAGCGGCGGTTGTTGCAAAGCCTGTTATTAACTGGACCAGCTTTACACTTTATTCCGATATGTCGTTATCGTCTGCAAAATATTGGTTCGGTGCAATGCCGTGGGATGATCAGGAACAATATTGGCGCCGTTCACCATTATCACTTGTGGGTAATGTTTCAACACCGACAATGTTGCTTACGGGTGAGGCGGATTTAAGAACGCCAATGCCGGAAAGTGAACAATATTATCAGGCCCTTAAAATGCGTGAAGTGGAAGCTTCACTGGTACGCATACCTGGTGCATTTCATGGTATTACAGCACGTCCGTCAAACTTGATTACCAAAATACAACATGTTGTGAAATGGTTCGACGAACATCCGTAA